One window of the Marmota flaviventris isolate mMarFla1 chromosome 2, mMarFla1.hap1, whole genome shotgun sequence genome contains the following:
- the Pclaf gene encoding PCNA-associated factor: MVRTKADSVPGTYRKVVASRAPRKILGSSTSATNSTSLSSRKAENKYAGGNPVCVRPTPKWQKGIGEFFRLSPKDSEKENRIPEEPGSSGLGKAKRKVCPLQPDHTDDEKE, translated from the exons ATGGTGCGAACTAAAGCAGACAGCGTCCCAGGCACCTACAGAAAAG TGGTGGCTTCTCGAGCCCCAAGAAAGATCCTTGGTTCCTCCACCTCTGCTACTAATTCTACATCGCTTTCATCAAGGAAAG CTGAAAATAAGTATGCAGGAGGAAATCCAGTTTGTGTACGTCCAACTCCCAAGTGGCAGAAAGGAATTGGAGAATTCTTTAGGCTGTCCCCTAAAGATTCTGAAAAGGAGAATCGGATTCCTGAAGAGCCAGGAAGCAGTGGCttaggaaaagcaaagagaaa AGTATGTCCTTTGCAACCTGACCACACAGATGATGAAAAAGAatag